The nucleotide sequence ATGTTTAATGATAAGCTCACCTTGTGGATTAATAAACCCTTTCTTTTTGGATCCAAAATGTTGGACAAGGGAAAGACCCTCGGAAAACCAGAGCGCATATTCAAATTGAGGTTTGATGACCCAATCACCTGAAGAACTTATAAAACCAATACATTCCATTTCCGGATCATATACACCTGCCAAGCCTTCTGAAAATGAAGTTGACTGTAAAGAAACCTGTTCAAACGGAATCTCTCCTTCTTTATTTATAAAGTAATATTCACCAAAATCCCCTTCCCCAGTTACCATTGCGAACCCTTCCGAAAATGGATTAGCCTTAATAAATGGCCCCTCAATTACCGCTTTTCCTTGTGAATCGATGTAATGCAAATTTCCTTCATCTTCATTACCAAACCTTGCAAGTGCCAAACCTTCTGAAAACCGACAATCCATAGGGTCTAATGGAGGCTCACCAAATTGACAAGGTGTAATTTCCTTTCCTAATAAATCTATATATCCATATAAGCCATTGCGTTTTACTAAAGCTCTGCTTTCAGAAAATGGAAAAGCATTTTCATAGATTGGGTCTGTGATAGGATCCCCATTCTTATCAATAAAAAACTTCTTTTTATTATCAGGCAACTTTACAGGAGCATAGCCTTGAGAAAAATAAACAGAAGGAAACATATTGTATAGAGGTAAACCTGAGTAAACAGGTTCTATTACCCACTCACCCGACTCATTGATAAAGCCGGCTAACTCCTTATTGTCAACTTTAACAGATGCAAAAGCAAGCCCATCACTGAATTTCAATGCTTTTTCAAACTGTGGTTGTATAACTAGATCCCCATGTTTATTTATAAAACCAGATTTCCCTTTTACTTTTATTTCAAACAAAGCCATACTTAAATATATATCAATAATTGCTTAGTTTTATCAAACATAGATTAATAATATGTACAAATCAATCCTTATTGTAGAAAACTACTTCATGTTTATCCTCAATTCTGCGATTTTTAATTCGTCCTAGATAAATCTATGAACCAGAATAAACCCTTAAATCCATTAAGGTTTGCGGAGTCTATTTGAAAAAATCTGCCACACCGGCTTGTGTCCTCACAAACCGAAAAAGCATTGCCCCCATTGAGTTGCAGTACGTAAGAAAAGGCACGACGCCACCAGCAAAAAAGCTCTGTCCCCATCCTGTTAATTCTTTAATCCCTGAAAATTCTGATTCAGACAAATAATGCCGGTGGGTTTTGTCGGATACAGCTATGTTGTGTGCGAGCGGATGTTCTATTAATTGTTGGTCGTAGGATCGGTAGTGCTTAACCTACGGCTAAGTTGGTACGTTTTCTAAATGACTTGTCTTCAAACATTTACTACTTAATGGACGTGTTTTAATAAATTGCTTTTGACCTTTTTATCATCTATTTTTGTTCAATATTCATATTTAACTCATACATGTGATGCTTTAATGAATTTTTAGAAAGGCGGTAAAAATATGCCATAAAACAATTTATGTCTTTAGTGGCACCATAATGGGATTTTCATAAAAACAAAGCAGGCATTAGGTCGTAACATTATAAATGGCTAATTGATATGAAAGTATTGCTTGATATAAAAGATAGTAAAGCAGAGTTTGTAATGGAGCTGTTTAACAACCTTTCCGACTATGTAAAGGCAAAACCTCTTACAGAGCCTAAGGCCCAGATGATGGAGGAGTTAGCGAAGCGGTAAAAGAAATGAAGCTAATCAGGGAAGGTAAAAAGAAAGCTAGGAATGCAGACGATTTTTTAAATGAGCTATAATATTAAGACGATTGGTGTTTTTGAAAGGTAGGCTAAAAGGCTTGCAAAAAAACACATCACCCTTAAAAATGACCTGTTGGCTCTTGTTCAGGAGCTTAAAGAAAATCCGGTAAAGGGTACAGCTCTTGGAAATAATTGTTACAAAATACGTATTCCCATTGCCTCTAAAGGAAAAGGAAAGTCTGGGGGTGCACGGGTTATCACTAATTTCGTCATCAGTGAGAAAAACGTATATCTACTTTCTATTTACGATAAATCAGAAAAAGATAACCTCTCTGATAAAGAATTAAAAGAACTGCTTAAAGGCATACCCAAATAAACCTCCATACCTCCCGGATTTGTTATATATTAAAGGTACGAGTTACAAGCTCATACCAGCAGCTGAACAAAAAAAATATAAAGATATCCATCTTTTGCCCCTGCTATTGAAAAACAGGGAAAAGCTAATAGCCAATTGCCACAGATTGTGCGTAGCTCCGCCCCCATCCTGTTAATTCTGTAATCCTGAAAATTCTGATTCAGACATATTGAAGTACGAATAGCAAGCAAGTGCATTCCAGCAGCTGAGCCTAAAGCCACCTAATCCATACCAGGTTATTCCCTTAGAAATCTAAAAGGCAATTATTCTGATAGTAAAATCCACCAGCATAAAAAAGCCAGCCCCTCTGCTTTTGCACATCGGTGAGCCGGCCATAAATGTTTATCCCGTTCCTTAGGAGGCTTATTTTTTACCGGCAGGTTCTGCCAAAGATGCTGGTGCTTCCCTTAGTCTTGGATCGTCTTCAGGGTTAATATAATTAATGACCCAAGGCCCAATGGTTTTTAATTGGATTATGGTCTCTCTTTCTGCAATGGCAAAATGAGGCATCTCCGGCGGAAGTGAAAAATAGCTTCCCGCCTCAAGTGCTTCTGCGGCATCTTCGTCCAACGTCTCACCGTGGCCGAGGTTAAAAGTGCCTGCTAACACGGTTACCCTTTCCACATTTGGGTGGGTATGCGGGGCAATAACGAACCCATCAGGCATTTTTATGCGCATGTTAAAAACACCCGTATCTCCCGGGTCACCTTCCAAAACCGCAAACTCCGAACCAGGCTCGAAAGATTCCGGCCCTTCTTGCCATACCACATCATCCGGACGGACAATGATTGCCTGCTCTGGCGGAGTATCACGCATTTGCGCAGGCTCCTCGCCATGCACCACAGGGTCGCAGGAGGTGGCAAAAAGCATTGACAACAGTCCTGCAAACAATAAAATATAATGATCAGGGGATGGTATTCTAATTTTCTTTATAAATGAACACCCTTTTACCAGACGGTTTCCCTGAACAGGCACCAACAAACATTTCTTCAATTCAGAATATTGTAAAAACGCCTCTTTAACATACTCAAAACCTTTTACTTTTTGTTGCATATGTTTCATTGGTTTTTGTTTCTGATATTGAAGCTGTAACAGAGAAGCGACCTGAAGGTTCAAAAAAATAATAGGTTACCCACTTAGATATCTTATGTATTATTAGCTTACTTAGGCTCGCTAAGTTACTTTTTGCCTCGCCGGCAGGGCCTTACTTTTTTTCTTAGACAAAAAAAGTAAGCAAAAAAGTCAAGGCCTGTGATGAAATTTGCTAAACTTTATAACCATTACGCTAAAAAATTTGAAACTCACCCTCCTTGCGTCGGGCTCAAACAGCAAATTTTTTGGCCGCTCCATGTTTATAAAGTTCTTAACGCAATTTCATCAATGGCCGCTTTATTTTCTAACAATGGCACATATCGCTATTTAATAAGAAAAGCAGTTTAAAGCATTTTATCGTACAAAAAAAACTTATTACTTTCTAGAGACTTTCAGGTAATCCTAAAAAATAATTACCTGAAAGTCATTAAAAGCGGAGTGTTTCCTTTTGAATAAACATTCATAAAAATCAAACTGTTGATTAGATAAACAGGATGTTTTATGGAAGCAATAAAATCAATAGCAGGTGGTCTGACGGGAGCAACAGCATTAACGGCTGTTCATGAAATACTGAGAAAAAACATTAAAAACGCTCCAGAAGTGGATAAATTGGGAATGCAGGCGATAAAGAAAATTGCAGGAAAAAAAGCTCCGGAAAAAAAAGAAAACCTTTACAGGTTAGCACTGGCCTCAGATATCATTTCCAATACATTGTACTATTCTCTGACCGGCACATCTAAGCGTCCGGTGCTGACTGGTCTGATGCTTGGTGCAGGTGCCGGCGCTGGTGTTATACTTATCCCTGCACTGACCGGACTTAATGAAAAATACTCAACCCGGACTTTTAAAACCGCCGCCATGAGTTTTGGGTACTACTTTATGGCTGGTTTAGTTAGTGGCGGAATAATAAAATTGCTAAGATCCGTAAAATAATTCCTCCTTCCCCCTCAACCTTTCATATTTCTGTATAACTTCATAATTGATTCTTTTTTCCCTTTTATCCAACAGAAGATCATCTCTCCTTCATTGCATGACTCTTTCTGCTGTGAATTCAGAAACTGGTTATTAAAATCACACACAATTCCATAGAATTCATTATAAATTAATGCCAGTAGCAGCGTTCCTTTCTTGTTTATGTCATGTTTAACGGGTATTTTAGAGACTATGTCTGTTTTTTCATGTTTTGGCGATGGTAGGAAGGATTTCAATGGGTAAACCTTATATTTTTTTGTTCTTGCTTTTTTTGTTCCTTCGTCCGGTTAGTGCTCAAAATTTTCTCGAGTTAGGGTATGCTCATAGTTTTGGTTTATCGGATATGGCTAATGGTATAACTGGAAGTCATGGATTTTCGGGAGGTTATTATACCTATATAAATAAGGATGCCTATAACCATGTTTTTTTTATTGGAGGAATTGCATCGTTTAACCGGTATGGAAGGACAAAGAGAAGTATGGTGCCTTATGTTCGGGATAATTATGTGCATGATTTAGCTAATATTGAAAATATGCACAACTACTTTTTTGTGGGCCCTGTAATCAGATATCAGGCAGACAGGTTATGCGCTATTGTTAAACCTTTTTTAGAAGCAGGCGCAGGTTTGGGTATACATTACTCGTTATGGAGGGCTAGGGATCCTTATAGGGGATTTAGTGATGATTGCGAAGGATATTCTCATCAAGAATCAATTAACACAAGCGCCACTCTTTATGCAATGGCGGGCATAGGCGTAGCTTTTAAGGTAAAGCGTGGAGTGCTATTGTCTTTGAGTACTAATGTACAGCGTGGCGGAAATATCAGTTATCGAAATTCCCAGATCGAGCCTGATCAGTTTTCGTATAGTTCAGGGGTTTATATAGATAAAGATAACGGGAGAGGGCATGAACAGGTAGGGGAGTCCCATGCTCCTGATTTCCGGGCCAGACATTTTTTAATGACTTTTAACCTTAGGGTTCAGGTCAATTTTAATAACATTTCGGTAGCAAAGGATGATGAGGATAATTAGCGGCTTGCTCTCTGAAATCTTTTATTCTGAATGTTTAGGTTACAGGGATGATTTTAAGAATTTTATAATTAATTAGTTAAAGGTGTAGTAGCGCTTACCTGAAATCAAGTGGCGGTTATTTCACTAAATATTTAAAAGTTGTATTCACTATAAATAAGTTATCATCTGGGTAGCTGCAAGCTACCTTTAGCATATGGCTTTATTAACAAGGTTGGGGTGAGGATCGGATTTCCGGATACGGCAAGTGAACAGGGTAGCGAATTACCACAGACTGTGAAAAGCTCTGCCTTCATTCTGTTAATTCTATAAAATATGGCCTTCTAGGATAGACTGTGAGAAGCCATGCCTCCATTCTGTTAATTCTATAATCCTGAAAATTCTGATTCAGACAAATAATGCCGGAGGGTTTTGTCAGAGACAGCTATTTTGTGTGCGAGCGGATGCTCTATTAATTGTTGGTCATAGAATCGCTAGCGCTTAACTTAAGACCAGGTGGGGCAGGTCTTGGGATAAGGTGCTGGCTCAGATATTATTTTGGGTCTATTTGAGCGTTGTATCAGTATACCGTTTTGTATCCTATTTTTTACTTATAAGTGTTTGCTTATCTGTTTTGTATACCCTATAACTGTCTCTGTGAACTGAATAATTTGGAATACACAAAAACAGAATAATAAACCAGCAAAGGTAACACTGGTAGGTGGAACCTCCCAAGACCATAAAAAGGGATAGAATATATAGCTGTGTTAATGATTAGGATGCTTAGAAAAAATACATCAATTTTGTCCAGCCCTATTGTTCTTAGTTTTATAATTACCCCTGTTAAGCTTATGGCTAAATAGACCCAGTAAATAATTAGGTAAATACCATGCTTATATTTGCCATACCAAGGCCACAGCTCATCGCTGAACAAGCTTTTTATCTGTAATCCGGTTTTAATTTCAACCTGTCCGGTGTAGAAATCCATACTTCCTGGTAATAGCCAAAGTTTTCCTGCTTTTAAAGGGATGGTTTTAATTTGGTCTATATAGCTGTTTTTCCAAGCATCTAGAGCCATTTTTTTATAAAACTTATCTTTCTCAATGCAGCTATGTTGAGCGCTCAGTTGGATGATTGAATCCATAGAAGCCTCATGTTTTTTGGGTATATAGTTTTTAGTTATTCCGTAAATATGCCAAGAACCATCTAAGTTTGTATTGTTTCCTCCATAAATGACTGTTCCTGAACCAAAAGAAGTAGGTTGAAAAACTCCAAAAACGTGTTTGTTTTTTAACCCATTCATTGTAAGGCATATTCCTAAAAGGATGACGCTTAGTGAAAGAGTTTTAAACTTCTTTTCATATAAAAAGATGCACAATAAAATGATTACAACATATAAATATTCAAATTTTACTAGAGCCAAACTAATAGGGGCGATGATAAGTATCAGGTGATCTGTTTTCTTTTTAAAATTAACAATGGCTCCGCCTATAAGCAGAAGAAGAGATGCACATATAGACTCTGTAAAGGTGCTTCCGTTTGCGTGGATAAACTCTGGAAATACCATGAAGAAAGCTAATAAAAAGAAGGCCGCATTATCAGACAGATTATACTTGTTTTTTACTGAATTTATAAAGTAAAGGGTAGAAAAAACGAATATAATGGATTGTATTATAGCTACTACATACTTGTTGTGGCCAGTAATAACCTTAATAATGGCCAAAAACAAGGGATATCCAGGTGCTGTGTTGCAATTGAACTCTGGTGTTAGTTCTAGAGCAAGAAACTCATTTGAAATGGCTATATATCTAATAGCGTCTGAAGTTTGTTGGTAATTGAAAACTACCATGAAAAGTATCACTAAGAATAAGTGAAAAGCAGTTATCAGGTAAGTATTTTTCATAGTTCCTGAAGGATAGAATATATAGAACGGATTTTTAAGGGTTATCTGTAAATTAACCTATGCAATTTAATTAATATGTAGTAGCATATAAGGTACTGGTTCAGATAACACATTTTTTAATTATCTAAAAGATCTATAAAAACGGTTTCATACAATTCACATGTGCTGAAAATTTTTTGCGCATAAGTGTTTACTTATCTGTTTTTGAATTGTATGTACCTTATAACATACTCTGTGAATCAACTACTTTAACAAATTTTTTTTATGAAAAAAATCTACGCCTTATTTTTTGCTTTCTTGTTAATAATTTCCAGCAAGGCTTTTCTTTTTGCCCAAGCGGAAGTAACCCGTGCAGGCAGTACGTGGACAGCAACTGTTAATGGGTCTAGTGTCTATACAGGTTCGGATATGATTGCAGCCATTCAATCTGCAGCGAATAATCTTACCTCAGGGCGGACTAGCAAAGAAACAATTAATGTTCGGAACTCCGGTTCTACCGGTAGTACTAATTCTTTAAAAACATTTGACATCCCTTCTTTTACCATTCTAGATTTTCATGGTAATACTATGGATGTCAATGATACGGGAGATGACTTGATAGTTCCTGTGCGAGGCATTCGCTCAGACAATATTGAGATACGTAATATGACTATTACCGGTAATCCGAGATATGGGATTTGGTTGCACGGGTGTGCTAATGTTGTTTTATCTCAAATTCATATATCTATACCTGAGGCACGCAACATAGGTTTAGGTATACGAATTGAAGGTAGAAATGATACCAGGTCGCAAAATGTGGAAATTGATTATGTATTTGCCGAACACTGTGCCCATCATGCAGTGGAAATATGGGATACCGATAATGTTACGATTGGAACCATAGAAACACGGAATACTGGCGGTTGTGGACTTTTGCTTAATAGGTCGACAAATGCAACTGTTGAACTGATAGACGCCTATCGGGCCAATCACGGTGGCGGTTATGCCGCTTTTAGAACGGCCAATAATGCAGGGCCGGATATCCATGTGAAAAAAGTAATAGCCAGAGAATGTGGCCGTGGTATATTTGGTGTTTCTCAAAGTCGTGGGGTTACTATAGACTGGGTGGATATTGAGAACTCTAATTCTGCTGGTATTTTTATTGAAGATAGTTGGGATTATACCATCAACGGTGGCATTATTAGCGGTTCTAGGGGAGAAGGGGTAAGAATTGCCTCAAGAACCAACGAACATCAACCCGCTCAGAATGTAACCATTCGAAATTTGTGCATTTCAGGAGATCATTCTTATGGAATCCGTGAAACTTCTTCAGGGAGTGGCTTTGGAAATACTAACAACAACCGGTTTATTGATAATGATCTTAGAGGTAGTGCCTCTAATCCTGCTAATGAAATTTCCATCCAAGGCTCCCAAAGTATTGCGGAAGGCAATTGTGTAACAGGTGGCCCTGTTTATGAAGACTGTGGTTGTGAAGGTGGTGAAGGCGGAGAGCCCGATTGTAATGATATACCAGGTGGTACTGCCGTATTAGACGACTGTGAAGAGTGTGTTGGAGGAAATACCGGCAAGCAACCATGTACAATGGCTTTCGAAGAAGGATATTATCAGATAAGGCCTTATCACTCTGACCTGTGCCTTCACCCTGGTGACATAGTAACTCAAGAAGCCTGTTCTGAAACCAGTAATGAGGTTTGGCAAATCACCCAAAGTGGGTCTGGCTATCACATTTCTTCTGTTACAGAAGACCTTTTCCTCAGTTATGGCGACGGTAGTCAAGAGAATACACTTACGCTTTCGGAAACCCCTTCAACTTTTAGGATAGAAACATTAGGTGATGGAACTTATCATTTGGCGGTAGAAAATAATACAGATTTAGTCATTGATATGCATGGCAATTCTGTAGAACCCGGTCGTCAGGGTTTGCTATGGGTTAGAAATGGACAGGATAATCAGAGGTTTACTTTTGCTGAAATGGAACCTTCATTTGATTGCAATGGAGATTTAGAAGGAGCTGCCACAGAAGATGATTGTGGAGATTGTGTCGGAGGGAATACCGGTAAAACCGCATGCGCTGGCTTTGTTGATGGCCCCGATGCTTGTGTATATGAAGGGGCGGTTGAAGCCGAACATGATGGGTTTATGGGCAATGGTTATCTTAATGGTGATAATGCACTTGGAAATACCATTTTGTATGTTATAAATAGTGAAAATGCCCAATCGGCAACATTATCTTTTCGTTATGCCAATGGTAGTAGTCTAAACCGGGCTATGGAAGTAAAAGTTAATGGCGAAACTCAAGTGGAAGCGCTGGGCTTCAATTTTACCGGAGCCTGGAGTGACTGGGAAATAGCATCTGTTTCCCTTGACCTTTCTCAGGGTAACAATAGAATTGAACTTGTATCCTTGACCGAAGAGGGAGGGCCTAATTTTGATCTTATAGGCTTTGATAGTCCAAATATTATTTTAGGCAGTTGTGAGGAAGATTGCCATGGAGATATTGCTGGTACGGCCTTCGAAGATGAGTGTGGAATTTGCGCAGGCGGGAATACCGGCATAGAACCTGGGGCGTCGTGCGAAGATCCAAGCATTAGTGATTTTGTTGTACCTGAAGGGGAAATTTTTACGGGCGATCCTTTTATTTTAAGTGTAAATTCCAGTGGCCCTGGTGAACTCACTTTCCAGTGGTATTTCAATGGGGATCCCATAGCGGATGCCACCGGTAGCAGCTATACAGTTGACAGTTCAATATCTTCGGTCCACAGCGGAGCATACCATGTAGTGGTAAGCAACGAATATGGCGAAACGTCAAGTGAGGTAATTGAAATAGATGTCCAACCTATACTAGATTGTAACGGTGACCCTGACGGTACCGCTTTTGAGGATGAGTGTGGCGTATGCGCAGGCGGCAATACCGGTATAGAACCAGGCTCATCGTGCGAAGAACCGACCATCAGTGAGCTGGTTTTGCCTGAAGGGGGTATTTTTACTGGCGATCCGTTTGGTTTAAGTGTAAATTCCACAGGCCCTGGAGAACTTACTTTCCAGTGGTATTTCAATGGGGATCCCATAGCGGATGCCACCGGTAGCAGCTATACAGTTGACAGTTCAATATCTTCGGTCCACAGCGGAGCATACCATGTAGTGGTAAGCAACGAATATGGCGAAACGTCAAGTGAGGTAATTGAAATAGATGTCCAACCTATACTAGATTGTAACGGAGATCCTGACGGCGCCGCTTTCGAAGATGAATGTGGCATTTGCGCAGGCGGGAATACCGGCATAGAACCAGGCTCATCGTGCGAAGAACCAAGCATTAGTGAGCTGGTTGTTCCTGAAGGGGAAATTTTTACCGGCGATCCTTTTATTTTAAGTGTAAATTCCAGTGGCCCTGGTGAACTTACTTTCCAGTGGTATTTCAATGGGGATCCCATAGCGGATGCCACCGGTAGCAGCTATACAGTTGACAGTTCAATATCTTCGGTCCACAGCGGAGCATACCATGTAGTGGTAAGCAACGAATATGGCGAAACGTCAAGTGACATAATAGATGTAAATGTCCAACCGAAACCTGACTGCAATGGTGATCCTGATGGTAGCGCCTTTGAAGACGCATGTGGAATTTGCGCAGGCGGGAATACCGGCATAGAACCTGGATCCAATTGCGAACCCCCAGTGATTATATCTGTAGAGTATCCAGAAGAAGGCCTCTATACAGGAGATGCATTGGCAATGACAGTAAACTATGAAGGTCCTGGAACCATATCTTACCAATGGTACCATAATGGATCGCCTATATCTGGGGCAACCTCGCGTACCTACGAAGTAGATAGTTTATATTCCGGGCAGCACAGCGGATCTTACCATGTAGTGGTGAGCAACGAGTTTGGAGAAACGGCAAGTGATGTAATAGAAATTGTTGTTAATGCAGTAACTGATTGTAACGGTGATCCAGATGGTACAGCTTATGAAGATGCTTGTGGAGAGTGCGTGGGTGGCAATACAGGTGAAGTTCCTTGTGAGGAAGACTGTAACGGGGCATATGGTGGCACAGCTTCTATAGATTCATGTGGTGTCTGTGCCGGTGGGAACACCGGAGTGGCCTTTGGCTTTTCTTGTGCACTTCCTGAAATTTCAGATATGGCCGATGCATATGAAGTAAACGTAGGAGATGAATTGGTATTGGAGGTTGATGTTTCCGGACCGGGAAACAATACCTATCAGTGGTATTTTAATGGAGAACCAATTGAGGGGGCTACTGAAAGTTCATTTGCTATTTCTGATGCATCATCCGATGATGCGGGTGTTTACTACGTGGTGGTTAATAATGATAATGGAGAAACCAGGAGTGATGATATACATGTGTCAGTAGCTGATATTACGGGACTGTCCCGCTTAAACAGCCAAACTGAACTAAAGGTATACCCTAACCCTGCCCATGACAGGATACATGTTGCATATAAAGTGGCTGGTAACCGGGATATAAGAATTTTTAATGGACTAGGTACCCAAGTTTATTTTGAGTCTACATTTGAGCAAACAAAATTGCTTGATAT is from Cytophagaceae bacterium ABcell3 and encodes:
- a CDS encoding cupin domain-containing protein, which codes for MKHMQQKVKGFEYVKEAFLQYSELKKCLLVPVQGNRLVKGCSFIKKIRIPSPDHYILLFAGLLSMLFATSCDPVVHGEEPAQMRDTPPEQAIIVRPDDVVWQEGPESFEPGSEFAVLEGDPGDTGVFNMRIKMPDGFVIAPHTHPNVERVTVLAGTFNLGHGETLDEDAAEALEAGSYFSLPPEMPHFAIAERETIIQLKTIGPWVINYINPEDDPRLREAPASLAEPAGKK
- a CDS encoding WG repeat-containing protein, with the translated sequence MALFEIKVKGKSGFINKHGDLVIQPQFEKALKFSDGLAFASVKVDNKELAGFINESGEWVIEPVYSGLPLYNMFPSVYFSQGYAPVKLPDNKKKFFIDKNGDPITDPIYENAFPFSESRALVKRNGLYGYIDLLGKEITPCQFGEPPLDPMDCRFSEGLALARFGNEDEGNLHYIDSQGKAVIEGPFIKANPFSEGFAMVTGEGDFGEYYFINKEGEIPFEQVSLQSTSFSEGLAGVYDPEMECIGFISSSGDWVIKPQFEYALWFSEGLSLVQHFGSKKKGFINPQGELIIKHIDIALPFCNGLAYVHKNKQKGYINTKGEFVWTE
- a CDS encoding immunoglobulin domain-containing protein; translation: MKKIYALFFAFLLIISSKAFLFAQAEVTRAGSTWTATVNGSSVYTGSDMIAAIQSAANNLTSGRTSKETINVRNSGSTGSTNSLKTFDIPSFTILDFHGNTMDVNDTGDDLIVPVRGIRSDNIEIRNMTITGNPRYGIWLHGCANVVLSQIHISIPEARNIGLGIRIEGRNDTRSQNVEIDYVFAEHCAHHAVEIWDTDNVTIGTIETRNTGGCGLLLNRSTNATVELIDAYRANHGGGYAAFRTANNAGPDIHVKKVIARECGRGIFGVSQSRGVTIDWVDIENSNSAGIFIEDSWDYTINGGIISGSRGEGVRIASRTNEHQPAQNVTIRNLCISGDHSYGIRETSSGSGFGNTNNNRFIDNDLRGSASNPANEISIQGSQSIAEGNCVTGGPVYEDCGCEGGEGGEPDCNDIPGGTAVLDDCEECVGGNTGKQPCTMAFEEGYYQIRPYHSDLCLHPGDIVTQEACSETSNEVWQITQSGSGYHISSVTEDLFLSYGDGSQENTLTLSETPSTFRIETLGDGTYHLAVENNTDLVIDMHGNSVEPGRQGLLWVRNGQDNQRFTFAEMEPSFDCNGDLEGAATEDDCGDCVGGNTGKTACAGFVDGPDACVYEGAVEAEHDGFMGNGYLNGDNALGNTILYVINSENAQSATLSFRYANGSSLNRAMEVKVNGETQVEALGFNFTGAWSDWEIASVSLDLSQGNNRIELVSLTEEGGPNFDLIGFDSPNIILGSCEEDCHGDIAGTAFEDECGICAGGNTGIEPGASCEDPSISDFVVPEGEIFTGDPFILSVNSSGPGELTFQWYFNGDPIADATGSSYTVDSSISSVHSGAYHVVVSNEYGETSSEVIEIDVQPILDCNGDPDGTAFEDECGVCAGGNTGIEPGSSCEEPTISELVLPEGGIFTGDPFGLSVNSTGPGELTFQWYFNGDPIADATGSSYTVDSSISSVHSGAYHVVVSNEYGETSSEVIEIDVQPILDCNGDPDGAAFEDECGICAGGNTGIEPGSSCEEPSISELVVPEGEIFTGDPFILSVNSSGPGELTFQWYFNGDPIADATGSSYTVDSSISSVHSGAYHVVVSNEYGETSSDIIDVNVQPKPDCNGDPDGSAFEDACGICAGGNTGIEPGSNCEPPVIISVEYPEEGLYTGDALAMTVNYEGPGTISYQWYHNGSPISGATSRTYEVDSLYSGQHSGSYHVVVSNEFGETASDVIEIVVNAVTDCNGDPDGTAYEDACGECVGGNTGEVPCEEDCNGAYGGTASIDSCGVCAGGNTGVAFGFSCALPEISDMADAYEVNVGDELVLEVDVSGPGNNTYQWYFNGEPIEGATESSFAISDASSDDAGVYYVVVNNDNGETRSDDIHVSVADITGLSRLNSQTELKVYPNPAHDRIHVAYKVAGNRDIRIFNGLGTQVYFESTFEQTKLLDISSLPAGIYFLRLEVGEETKQHPFIVE